In one window of Temnothorax longispinosus isolate EJ_2023e chromosome 11, Tlon_JGU_v1, whole genome shotgun sequence DNA:
- the LOC139822229 gene encoding putative nuclease HARBI1 has protein sequence MVAAATAAEAPSSEERRSSGYKTTPPEPVCLQSKKINGNSSLPGYSKTEKRRSTMDINRIVCELIETPNLSSSSDSTDSSEMQELDSSSSGSITSSSSDEEHADLLFFPLLHYLTTGRKRHRITNYLSIIDSWTDEEHLRLNRHTAKKLIDELQLSNFIPSHLFGKIPISAKLSFLLFLWYIANTEPLRTMADRFGISISSVFRVLRRVIAWLMTKLDEVIRWPQGHDIATTIESFCAKQGISNVLGAIDGTHIRIEKPAVFAQDYCNRKKFFSISLQIVADANMRITNVHCGEPGSLHDARIFRRSELYHAANADNGVLFPNDTFLLGDSAYPSLPWLVPPFRDNGHLTPQQMDFNFIHSSTRMSVERTFGQLKGRFRRIKFFTEYREMSFIINTVVAACILHNYCIDGNDVYNFPEENDDDFEISVDNRELEISHGAARDRRMELFTELFLEQ, from the exons ATGGTGGCAGCGGCGACAGCAGCGGAGGCACCGTCCAGTGAAGAGAG ACGGAGTTCTGGTTACAAGACCACTCCACCAGAACCAGTTTGCCTACAAAGCAAGAAAATCAACGGAAACAGTTCTCTTCCAGGTTATTCTAAAACTGAAAAAAGGCGATCAACT ATGgatataaatagaattgtGTGTGAATTGATAGAAACTCCAAACTTAAGTAGCAGTTCCGATTCAACCGATTCAAGTGAAATGCAAGAATTAGACAGCAGTTCGAGTGGCAGCATCACTTCGTCCAGTAGCGACGAGGAGCATGCAGACTTATTGTTTTTTCCTTTACTGCATTACTTAACAACTGGCCGAAAGAGACATCGAATTACGAATTATCTTTCGATTATTGATTCCTGGACAGATGAGGAGCATTTACGGTTAAATCGACACACTGCAAAAAAACTGATTG atgAGCTACagttatcaaattttattccaTCGCATTTATTTGGAAAGATACCAATCTCAGCAAAATTGAGCTTTTTGCTTTTTCTGTGGTATATTGCCAACACAGAACCTTTGCGAACTATGGCTGATAGATTTGGAATTTCTATTTCATCTGTATTTCGGGTTCTCCGACGGGTCATAGCCTGGTTGATGACAAAATTAGATGAAGTGATTAGATGGCCACAAGGGCATGACATAGCTACGACCATTGAAAGTTTTTGTGCTAAGCAAGGAATTTCAAACGTCTTGGGAGCAATTGATGGGACTCACATCCGCATAGAAAAACCTGCAGTGTTTGCACAAGACTATtgtaatcgaaaaaaattcttttccatTAGTTTACAAATAGTGGCAGATGCGAATATGCGGATTACCAACGTACATTGTGGTGAGCCTGGTTCTCTCCATGATGCACGTATATTCAGAAGATCAGAATTGTATCATGCAGCAAATGCTGACAATGGTGTATTGTTCCCTAATGATACCTTCTTATTAGGAGACTCCGCATATCCATCTTTGCCATGGCTCGTTCCACCATTTCGAGATAATGGTCATCTCACACCACAACAGatggattttaattttatacattcatCCACACGAATGTCTGTTGAAAGGACATTTGGGCAATTAAAAGGACGGTTTCGTcgtatcaaattttttactgaGTATCGTGAGATGTCCTTTATCATTAACACAGTAGTTGCGGCAtgcattttacataattactgTATTGACGGGAATGATGTTTACAATTTTCCTGAAGAAAATGACGACGATTTTGAGATTTCAGTTGATAATAGAGAGCTGGAAATATCACATGGAGCAGCACGAGATCGCAGAATGGAACTTTTTACCGAACTGTTCCTTGAGCAATGA
- the LOC139822493 gene encoding uncharacterized protein, whose protein sequence is MENDNEDATQLSNTTSILSTSKEHAIWDRKATLAAISLYEANIELMDHPKKKGKIWEAIRIGLLEFGIKMTNDQIRWKINALIKKYKEVVDNNSLSGRAPMDFEWYEQMDEILGSRQRAIAGQTVSSKLTSKTSKTSNPCTSISQKKSSCGSSPVATSSSIVTLPKSTLSKSTGSTVDSSVTDVKKRKRPCHGTGSKTAATKVELEKQWLHHLQKKEERDHIKDQRYATLTETKKDALKLKKRQLDLKEAELEQRKEIATKKTKEKKNRHSELMEIETLKCKLLKKLVEDKENHNLRETCDSD, encoded by the exons ATGGAAAACGATAATGAAGATGCAACGCAACTTTCGAATACAACAAGTATCCTATCAACAAGTAAAGAAC atgCCATTTGGGATAGAAAAGCAACATTGGCGGCTATAAGCCTCTATGAGGCAAATATAGAACTGATGGATCAcccgaaaaaaaaaggaaaaatatggGAGGCAATAAGAATTGGACTGttggaatttggaataaaG ATGACGAACGATCAAATACGATGGAAAATCAAtgcgttaataaaaaaatacaaagaagTGGTGGATAATAATTCATTATCAGGAAGGGCTCCTATGGATTTCGAGTGGTATGAGCAGATGGATGAAATTCTCGGATCGCGACAGCGTGCCATTGCTGGACAAACTGTATCATCAAAATTAACATCAAAAACATCAAAAACATCAAATCCTTGTACGTCAATTTCTCAAAAGAAATCTTCGTGTGGGTCTTCTCCGGTTGCGACCAGTTCATCGATAGTAACCTTACCCAAGAGTACCTTATCGAAGAGTACCGGCAGTACCGTAGACTCAAGTGTTACTGACGTGAAAAAGCGTAAGCGTCCGTGTCATGGAACGGGTTCTAAAACTGCAGCAACCAAGGTCGAACTCGAAAAACAATGGCTGCatcatttacaaaaaaaagaagagcgtGATCATATCAAAGATCAAAGATATGCAACTCTTACCGAGACTAAAAAAGATgccttaaagttaaaaaaaagacagcTTGATTTGAAAGAGGCTGAACTGGAACAGCGAAAAGAGATTGCAACGAAGaagacaaaagaaaagaaaaaccgTCACTCAGAACTCATGGAAATCGaaacattaaaatgtaaattattaaaaaaattggtagAAGACAAAGAGAATCATAATCTTCGTGAAACATGCGATTCCGACTAA